A window of Babylonia areolata isolate BAREFJ2019XMU chromosome 2, ASM4173473v1, whole genome shotgun sequence contains these coding sequences:
- the LOC143298712 gene encoding uncharacterized protein LOC143298712 has translation MSDTELTYSSEHLQRLLQCSVCLDRFNQPKLLPCQHTFCLRPCLEGLVDNRIRMLRCPECRADHLVPRGGPSHFPNNLTIISFLELTRAGAGGGGGGERSGGGSSSRSAAAAGDASVSSSSATTCQTGGGGGGGCAACHTQGRLARCTHCDQLLCEPCKRAHMDVVRSDVSRLVGQVRRSLPQITEQINQIGRKGVHLQNHCESLKAEICEVVDKHIRELKIRQRLLRDDVDNFLVGELRGLRAHQETLEVELASMASFCDSTEASLSRGRHLTNGDLVELRRQCIENVGTLRDYENGTLRPPRPRAIQLSAESQFLSTTISHLGELIITSGSGAFHAHAGGVGGRRGGGLGGREPERRTTLRTPETATDYALSVLSSRSSSLSPSILRRQDSPPPRGASRSAGMNYDDEDLYDDDDNEGEEQQPLPLLDVRRRQQRDRRERHYSDTRIASLLGRSGDLSLSRRRRNLIRRHRSLGALPPSNDTSDHTETSPEPDFPERTPLPEHTPLPERTPLPERTPQPRRSRLFENLQDTGEEDVGEEEDEEEAVMGAVGIGRAPSLTYPPRRSARSMLRFDVPPDTGSEAEDTPAPPRRRRNTNTATTTNSNNENQGNVMWPDNSPSMYVTTPRNKYNQKGQAMMRFGQRGNGSQQFSWPRGVAVSPLDDNIFVADSSNHRVQIFDNTGAYIRSFGRYGQGEGEFDCLAGITVNGLGQIIIADRYNHRIQILDRGFNFQRAFGSEGSGDGQLNYPWGVACDNMGFIYVCDKENHRIQVFQSNGAFVRTFGRLGSGTSNFDNPHYLAVSPDNKVYVSDSSNHRVQVFSIYGDFLFSFGSCGTLRGQMKFPRGIAIDNQGFVVVADSGNNRVQIFRADGRYYSMFGGWGSESGQFKGLEGLAILANGNVVVTDRENHRIQMF, from the exons ATGTCGGACACAGAGCTGACCTACTCTTCCGAGCACCTCCAGCGCTTGCTTCAGTGCTCCGTGTGCCTGGACCGCTTCAACCAGCCCAAGCTGCTGCCCTGCCAGCACACCTTCTGCCTCAGACCCTGCCTGGAAGGGCTGGTGGACAACCGGATCCGCATGCTGCGCTGCCCCGAGTGCCGCGCCGACCACCTGGTGCCCCGCGGAGGGCCCTCCCACTTCCCCAACAACCTCACCATCATCAGCTTCCTGGAGCTCACCCGCGCGGGGGCCGGCGGCGGCGGTGGGGGTGAGAGGTCCGGAGGAGGCTCTTCCTCGCGGTCTGCGGCGGCGGCAGGCGAcgcctctgtctcttcttcctccgCCACCACCTGCCAGACAGGCG gaggagggggaggtggttgcGCTGCCTGCCACACACAAGGTCGCCTTGCACGCTGCACGCACTGCGACCAGCTGCTGTGCGAGCCCTGCAAGCGTGCCCACATGGACGTGGTGCGGTCTGACGTCAGCCGCCTGGTGGGCCAGGTCCGGCGCTCCCTTCCTCAGATCACCGAGCAGATCAACCAGATCGGCCGCAAGGGCGTCCACCTCCAGAACCACTGCGAAAGCCTCAAGGCCGAGATCTGCGAGGTGGTGGACAAGCACATACGAGAGTTGAAGATCCGACAGAGGCTGCTGAGGGACGACGTGGACAACTTTCTGGTCGGGGAGCTCCGCGGACTCCGCGCCCATCAGGAGACGCTGGAGGTGGAGCTCGCCAGCATGGCCAGCTTCTGTGACTCCACCGAGGCCTCACTCAGCCGAGGGCGTCACCTGACCAACGGGGACCTGGTGGAGCTTCGACGCCAGTGCATCGAGAACGTGGGCACGCTTCGAGACTACGAGAACGGCACCCTCCGCCCGCCCCGGCCCCGCGCCATCCAGCTGTCGGCGGAGAGCCAGTTCCTCTCCACGACCATCAGCCACCTGGGGGAGCTCATCATCACGTCTGGGTCCGGGGCCTTCCACGCTCATGCGGGTGGggtaggaggaaggagaggagggggtcttGGGGGGCGTGAGCCGGAGCGCAGGACCACCCTGCGGACCCCGGAGACGGCCACGGACTACGCTCTGTCCGTGCTGAGTTCCAGGTCCTCCTCCCTGTCGCCCTCCATCCTCAGGCGTCAGGACTCCCCACCGCCACGAGGTGCCTCCAGGTCCGCTGGG ATGAACTACGACGACGAAGACctgtacgacgacgacgacaacgagggGGAGGAGCAGCAGCCTCTGCCCCTGCTGGACGTCCGCCGCCGACAGCAGCGGGACCGCAGAGAGCGTCACTACTCCGACACCCGCATCGCCAGCCTGCTGGGCCGGAGCGGCGACCTGTCGCTCAGCCGTCGGCGGAGGAACCTCATCAGACGTCACCGCAGCCTGGGCGCCCTCCCGCCCTCCAACGACACCTCGGACCACACGGAGACTTCTCCGGAGCCGGACTTTCCCGAACGCACCCCGCTTCCGGAACACACGCCACTTCCAGAACGCACTCCACTTCCGGAACGCACGCCACAACCGCGGCGCAGCAGACTTTTCGAGAACCTGCAGGACACGGGGGAGGAagatgtgggggaggaggaggacgaggaggaggcggTGATGGGAGCGGTGGGCATCGGAAGAGCGCCGTCACTGACCTACCCCCCGCGGCGCTCCGCCCGCTCCATGCTGCGCTTCGACGTGCCGCCTGACACCGGGTCCGAGGCGGAGGACACGCCGGCCCCGCCACGACGACGGCGaaacaccaacaccgccaccactaccaacagcaacaacgagaACCAAGGAAACGTGATGTGGCCGGACAACTCGCCCAGCATGTACGTGACCACGCCCCGGAACAAGTACAACCAGAAGGGGCAGGCCATGATGCGCTTCGGGCAGAGAGGCAACGGGTCCCAGCAGTTCAGCTGGCCTCGCGGGGTGGCCGTGTCCCCGCTGGACGACAACATCTTCGTGGCCGACAGCAGCAACCACCGGGTTCAGATCTTCGACAACACCGGCGCCTACATCCGAAGTTTCGGCCGCTACGGGCAAGGAGAGGGGGAGTTCGACTGTCTGGCCGGCATCACGGTCAACGGGCTGGGTCAGATCATCATCGCCGACCGCTACAACCACCGCATTCAGATCCTGGACCGAGGCTTCAACTTCCAGAGGGCCTTCGGCTCTGAGGGTTCAGGGGACGGTCAGCTGAACTACCCGTGGGGTGTGGCCTGCGACAACATGGGCTTCATCTACGTCTGCGACAAGGAGAACCACCGGATCCAGGTCTTCCAATCCAACGGAGCCTTCGTCCGGACCTTCGGACGTCTCGGCAGTGGCACGAGCAACTTCGACAACCCCCACTACCTGGCCGTCAGCCCCGATAACAAGGTGTACGTCAGCGATAGCAGCAACCACCGTGTGCAGGTCTTCAGCATCTACGGAGACTTCCTCTTCTCGTTCGGCTCCTGCGGCACCCTCAGGGGTCAGATGAAGTTCCCTCGGGGCATCGCCATCGACAACCAGGGCTTCGTGGTGGTGGCGGACAGCGGCAACAACCGGGTTCAAATCTTTCGGGCGGACGGTCGGTACTACTCCATGTTCGGGGGCTGGGGCAGTGAGAGCGGTCAGTTCAAGGGGCTGGAGGGGCTGGCCATTCTGGCCAACGGGAACGTGGTGGTCACGGACAGGGAGAACCACCGGATTCAGATGTTTTGA